One genomic segment of Ctenopharyngodon idella isolate HZGC_01 chromosome 7, HZGC01, whole genome shotgun sequence includes these proteins:
- the LOC127516512 gene encoding C-type mannose receptor 2-like, giving the protein MEQTLYFILLLIALCSVSECVQRQYHFINVRKTWTEAQRYCRENYTDLATVDNMNDMIELNKSVKDSGVQYVWIGLERKWQWSSGDPALYLNWAPGQPDGTDECGFMRNGQWHDWPCSNSLTFICSSSNNMNTGLVFVNQAMNWRDAQSYCRQNHTDLVSVRNQNENQQLQKFISDNHISGDVWIGLFRDSWQWSDQSNSSFRYWYPGEPNNAGGNQNCAAIYPNTQGQWIDASCKDQYPFVCHEDKLILIKENLTWSEALRYCRQNHTDLVSVHSEEIQRRVMNVVKEASTEAVWLGLRYSHILGIWYWVSGDTVCYQNWAPGNGTGEEECERTVRSGAVQSGGDQRWISRPETDRLNFICSRYEE; this is encoded by the exons ATGGAGCAAACTCTATATTTCATTCTTCTTCTCAttg ctctctgcTCCGTATCTGAATGTGTTCAGCGTCAGTATCACTTTATAAACGTGAGGAAGACCTGGACTGAAGCTCAGAGATACTGCAGAGAGAATTACACAGATCTGGCCACCGTTGACAACATGAACGACATGATCGAGCTGAACAAGAGTGTGAAAGATTCAGGTGTTCAGTATGTCTGGATTGGACTGGAGAGGAAATGGCAGTGGTCTTCAGGTGATCCTGCGCTCTATCTGAACTGGGCTCCTGGACAACCTGATGGTACAGATGAGTGTGGTTTTATGAGAAATGGACAATGGCATGATTGGCCATGCAGTAACAGCCTGACTTTCATCTGCAGTTCATCTAACAACA tgAACACAGGACTCGTCTTTGTCAATCAGGCGATGAATTGGAGAGACGCTCAGAGttactgcagacagaatcacaCTGATCTGGTCAGTGTGAGGAACCAGAATGAGAATCAACAGCTTCAGAAGTTCATCAGTGATAATCACATATCTGGTGATGTCTGGATCGGTCTGTTCAGAGACTCATGGCAGTGGTCAGATCAGAGTAACTCCTCATTCAGATACTGGTATCCTGGTGAACCTAATAATGCTGGAGGAAATCAAAACTGTGCAGCGATTTATCCGAACACTCAGGGACAATGGATAGACGCCTCTTGCAAGGACCAATATCCTTTTGTGTGTCATGAAG ATAAACTGATTCTGATCAAAGAGAATCTGACGTGGTCTGAAGCTCTGagatactgcagacagaatcatACGGATCTGGTCTCGGTTCATTCAGAAGAGATTCAGCGTCGTGTGATGAATGTGGTTAAAGAGGCGTCTACTGAGGCGGTGTGGTTGGGTTTACGTTACTCCCACATTTTGGGCATCTGGTACTGGGTGAGCGGAGACACCGTGTGCTATCAGAACTGGGCTCCAGGGAACGGCACAGGAGAGGAAGAGTGTGAGCGTACAGTGAGATCTGGAGCAGTTCAGTCTGGAGGAGATCAGCGCTGGATCAGCCGTCCTGAGACTGACAGACTcaacttcatctgcagcagaTATGAAGAGTGA